From a single Lentisphaera profundi genomic region:
- a CDS encoding IS1595 family transposase yields MPKNKVQFQVGVSFPEFIKTFGTEEQCSAYLESCKWPNGFKCDTCDSDKYYRYKSGSRTIFQCKACRKNHRLTAGTLFHRTKVPLQKWFLALHQISQSKNSVSALELHRHIDVNYKTAWLIKQKIMQMMYEQDSKYKLKGLVEIDDAYLGGRLEEGKRGRGSENKSPFIAAVETNENRNPVFVKLSPVSGFSYEVIKQWAIDNLEENCDTISDGLRGFSALKEVSNHSVLVTSKAKKEEIESTFKWVNTILSNIKTSISGTFHSLKFDKYGFRYLADLQFRLNRRFDLRKMFFGLISKAMATSQKPVKYLNTSLTG; encoded by the coding sequence CAATGTAGTGCTTACCTGGAAAGCTGTAAGTGGCCTAATGGCTTTAAATGTGACACATGCGATAGTGATAAGTATTATCGCTATAAATCAGGAAGCCGCACAATCTTTCAATGTAAAGCCTGCCGTAAAAACCATCGCTTAACAGCGGGTACTTTATTTCATCGAACGAAAGTTCCTCTCCAGAAATGGTTCTTAGCTCTCCATCAAATAAGTCAATCAAAGAACAGTGTTTCAGCATTAGAATTACACCGTCACATTGATGTGAACTATAAAACTGCTTGGTTAATAAAGCAGAAAATTATGCAGATGATGTATGAGCAGGACAGTAAGTATAAACTTAAAGGCTTGGTTGAAATAGACGATGCTTACCTAGGCGGTCGACTGGAAGAAGGTAAACGAGGTAGAGGTTCAGAAAATAAGTCTCCATTTATAGCTGCCGTAGAAACTAACGAAAATCGGAATCCAGTTTTTGTTAAACTGAGTCCTGTATCGGGTTTTTCTTATGAAGTTATTAAACAATGGGCTATAGATAATCTTGAGGAGAACTGTGATACAATTTCAGATGGACTTAGAGGTTTCAGTGCCTTAAAAGAAGTAAGTAATCATAGCGTTTTAGTTACTAGTAAAGCAAAAAAAGAAGAAATAGAAAGTACTTTTAAATGGGTCAATACAATTTTAAGTAACATCAAAACCTCAATTTCGGGGACTTTCCACTCTTTAAAATTCGATAAATATGGTTTCAGGTACCTTGCGGATTTACAGTTTAGGCTCAATAGAAGATTTGACCTCAGGAAAATGTTTTTTGGCTTAATATCTAAAGCTATGGCTACATCACAGAAACCTGTTAAATATCTTAATACATCGTTAACTGGTTAA